Genomic DNA from Methylobacterium nodulans ORS 2060:
GCTCAGCCGGGCGCACCACCTCCGCACGATGGGCCTCAGGAGCCTCTGGTGGGCTCTGGGCAGGCTCCGGGGCAGCCTCCAGGGCCTCTGCGGGAGCTTCGACCAGAGCGGCTTTCTCGACCGGCTCAGGCTCCGGGGCCTCGACGCGCGCGACCTCCTCAACCGCAGGCGGAGCCTCCGGGACGGCAACCGGCGGGACAGGTGTCTCAGTTCTGCCACGGGTGCACGCATCTGCACCCTTGGTAGGGTGAGTAATTATTTGAATCTCTTGGCTTTTTTTGCTGTTTCGGGAGCCAATCCACGCAGCCAGTTTGGCGCACTGAACCGCGATGACGTTCGGAGCCCGGTCCTGAGCCCGAATCGCCAAGAGGCCCAGTTTTTGGGCTAGGCGGATGGCGGATTGCACGGTCCGCCGGCACACACGTGCAAAACTTGCGATTGCATCAATCGAGAGATTGCACGCACCGTGACACTTGATCTCGTACAGGATGATCGCGAGGACGCTCTGCTGCCCCAGCGTAAAAAACTGGGCAGTCTTGGCCGGGAGCCGACCGAGCTTCGCGTAGTAGCGCCGCCGCTGGATTCGAGCCTCCCTAACGGCTTGCTCGTCACGCGGGATCGCCCGGCGCGGGCGATTCGGCCGGGGGCTCGATTCGGGCTGAGGCTGGGGATCCTCGACCGGCGCGACAGCCCGTTCGGCACGGGGCACCAGCCGATCGACGGCACCCGGAACACCAGCTTCGCGCACGCGACGATCGCGCGCGTCCCGCATCCGCATTTCTCGGGCATCAGCCTCCACGAGGACGGCTTCATATGCCGTCTCATCGAGGCCGTCCGCACCGAACGCTCGAATGGCATCCTGGCGGACATTTGCTAACTGTTCCCGCCAGTTACGGCCGGTGATCGCCTTGATGCGCGCAACAAGCGCGTCCCGGCAATCGGCATACGTCTTCCAGTTCACGGTCCAACCCCTTCCGGCTGGCCGCGGCGCAAGCGTCCCCGTTCCCGCTCAAGGCGGGTGTTGACGGGCCGCTGCTAGATGGGGCAGGATCCGAACGCGACTTCAGATATCTGCCCCGCTCTAGCAGCGGTTATTTTCAGGCCCTGGCTCCCCAGCCGGGGCCTGAAGCTTTTTGCGCCTACGGCGCTCTCAATGCCTCAATCCACGTTCTCCACGCCTTCCACAGGCTCAGCCATGAACTCTGCCCTGAAACCGCGCGGGATTGCAACGCGGGGGCGGGACCCGGCTGGCTGGAGCCGCCGGGCCCTGCGGGATGCCCACGCGTCACACAGGCACGCAGTCGCGCTCACCATCATGCTTGACTGTTTGACAGCTTGCCTGATTGCCTGTGGGAAAGCATGCATCAGTTGCTGTCAAGCTTGTTGAACAGGTCTTCCAGGGCCTCACTGACGAGATCCTGCATGGTGCGATCGGTCTCCGCCGCGAGGCGGCGAAGGGTCTTGTGCTGCTGAGCGGGGATATTGACGGACAGGGTCCGCATCCCGTCCGCGCGCGAAGTCGGCTTGCCCCCCGGCAGCACCGCCGGGGGCTCATCGATCGGGACCATGACGTAGGCCGCGTGTTTCATGCTGCTGTCTCCTTAACAGCATGGCTACAGGCCCGCCGAGCCAGCAGTCAAAATTTAAAGCAAGCCCACCTTCCATAATGCTTGATTGCCTGCCTGATGGAATGGCTACTCGTCAGCAGGCGCGCGTGCCAGCATGTTTAAACCATGTTTCTGAAAAAACAGATCGATCGCCTCCAGCATGCAATCCTGAATGCCGCGGTCGTTATGCACGGCAAAGAGCTTAAGCTGTTTGTGGGCCGCTGGGTCGATATACACGGCGATGTAACTTTTCCCCTCCCTGCTCGGCGGTCTAGGGGTCTTCGCAGCAGGTGCCGGCACAGGGATGGGCTCAGGCTTCTTCGGAGCCGCCGGCTGTGCAGGGACCATCCCGGCGACTGCTGCTGCCAGTGGATTGGGACGCTTGGCCATCACGCTACCTTACGCTTGCTTGAACGCGTGCTCGTTTGAATGTTTGCCTGCTTGACGATCTCGTCCCGCAGGCTGCGGATCTCCGCCGCCGCCTTGCCTGCTGGTTCCTGCTCAACCGCGGTCGAGCCGGTCGTGGCACTGCTGGAGAAGATGCTGCGCTGGTGGATGAGAACGTCGAGGACGGTAACCCCGGCCGCACGAAGCTCGTCCCTGACCGCGATGATGGCCTGATCGCCTCGCTCCCCGCGCGGCGGAACCGCGTTGAAGACGACTCCGTAGGGTTTCCCCGCGATCCGGGATGAGTTGGTAGTGGTTGTGACCGCTTTCAGGTCATAGTACCCGGGACGGCAAGGTATCAGCACATAATCGGCTGCTATAATGGCCTCATGGGCCTCAATACTTGCTGAGGGTGGTGTATCTATCAACATCAGATCAAGGCCAAGGTTACGGCCTGCTTCGATAAACTTACCAAGCGTCTTCGCTTTCGCGTCAGATATCATCGGTTCTTCGGACTCTCGAACTTCTCCCCAAGATGATACTGAGGACTGAGGATCGAGATCTATGATTCCTACCTTTAGACCGATTTCAATAAAAGATATTGACAGATTTGATAGAACCGTTGTCTTGCCAACCCCGCCCTTAAAGGCGACTCCTGCTATGACTTTCAAGGCAATCTCTCCTGCTCCCATGCTTGATGGCATGCTTGGCAGCATGCCTAGCAGGCATGCTTACATCAACAGTCCTTAATCAAGCGTGCATCACATCTCTCACGCATGGAGGCATGCTTGACTGATTGCTCCGACCAGCACCTCACCCCAGTTCCCCACGATCTCCGCCGGGCTCAGGATCACCACCGGCTTGTTCGTCACGACGCTCGCCGCCGGCCTGGGCACTCGGGGTGATCCCGGGCCGTCTCGATGGTCACGTAGTCGAGTGCCTCACCAGATCCTCAGGAGGGTAGGGGGCTCCCGAACGTCGATCCCATAGGCATGGGCAAACTCGCGCTGATGTCGCCAGACTGTTCTTTATTAACCTGTCACAATGCCGTTGCTATTGCGCATACAAATTCTTGATCCACGTAATCCAGATTCTTGACCCGCGTGATTATGGGATCGTCCATAGTAATTAGCTCGAAAACCGTTTGACAGATCGTACAACCTGTCAAACGAATATTTCCAGCCGGGTCGGAAGAGCGAATTTTCTCTTGCGCTCGCGCCCCCGGTCCCGTATAGGGCCGTCATGAACGCACCCCCTCAGCACGCCTGAATCCGGCGGCGCAGGCTCGGCTCCGATCATCGGCTGATGCCTGCGACCAGCCACCCGTCCCATTCCGCCACGATCTCCGACGCGCCTCACCACTTGATCGCGCGACGCTAACCCTCTATGCGCCCGCACCTTTCGGCGATCTCCGAAGCGCCTCGGTGGTGAGCAGGGGTGAACGCACGACAGAGAAGGGCGGGCGCGCTGCACCCTCGCTGGGCGACAAGTCTGAGGTCGCCTTTTCACCTGGAATACCAAGATAGCAAAAGTGGAGTCAGTCATGCTGCCGGTCGATCAGGTTGTCGCCTGGAACATGGAGGCGTACAATATCCCTCTCGCATGGGAGGCGGTGTACTTCGATAAGTATGGAGCGTGGCTCGGCGGCCAAGCCGTCGACCGGAACTCCCCC
This window encodes:
- a CDS encoding ribbon-helix-helix domain-containing protein, which produces MKHAAYVMVPIDEPPAVLPGGKPTSRADGMRTLSVNIPAQQHKTLRRLAAETDRTMQDLVSEALEDLFNKLDSN
- a CDS encoding ribbon-helix-helix domain-containing protein: MAKRPNPLAAAVAGMVPAQPAAPKKPEPIPVPAPAAKTPRPPSREGKSYIAVYIDPAAHKQLKLFAVHNDRGIQDCMLEAIDLFFQKHGLNMLARAPADE
- a CDS encoding ParA family protein, which translates into the protein MGAGEIALKVIAGVAFKGGVGKTTVLSNLSISFIEIGLKVGIIDLDPQSSVSSWGEVRESEEPMISDAKAKTLGKFIEAGRNLGLDLMLIDTPPSASIEAHEAIIAADYVLIPCRPGYYDLKAVTTTTNSSRIAGKPYGVVFNAVPPRGERGDQAIIAVRDELRAAGVTVLDVLIHQRSIFSSSATTGSTAVEQEPAGKAAAEIRSLRDEIVKQANIQTSTRSSKRKVA